One segment of Akkermansiaceae bacterium DNA contains the following:
- a CDS encoding glycine cleavage system protein R, translated as MSTSLVLTVCAHDRPGIMSRISNTVSENGGNWLESRMARLAGQFAGVVRVECNGDDVAKLTQCLTNLASEGIAVQIHGEGDLSDYPYTRCLKVDIYGNDRPGIVSQLTQAISHAGANIEELNSSIKSAAMSGHPIFHASGTICLPDSTDEATLIAAIEDLSDDLNVEVSAI; from the coding sequence ATGTCTACATCACTAGTTCTTACCGTCTGCGCCCATGACCGGCCAGGTATCATGAGTCGCATTTCCAACACCGTCTCCGAAAATGGCGGAAACTGGCTTGAGAGTCGTATGGCTCGGCTCGCGGGGCAGTTTGCGGGGGTTGTCAGGGTCGAATGCAACGGTGATGATGTCGCCAAGCTGACCCAATGCCTGACGAACCTCGCCAGTGAAGGCATCGCCGTGCAAATCCATGGCGAGGGTGACCTTTCCGACTACCCGTACACACGTTGTTTGAAAGTCGATATCTACGGCAACGACCGCCCTGGCATCGTCAGCCAGCTTACCCAGGCTATTTCCCATGCGGGTGCCAATATCGAGGAACTCAACAGCTCGATCAAAAGCGCGGCCATGTCAGGCCACCCTATTTTTCACGCATCAGGCACCATCTGCCTGCCCGACAGCACGGATGAAGCCACGCTCATCGCAGCCATCGAAGATCTCAGTGACGATCTCAACGTCGAGGTGAGTGCTATCTAG